One segment of Carya illinoinensis cultivar Pawnee chromosome 13, C.illinoinensisPawnee_v1, whole genome shotgun sequence DNA contains the following:
- the LOC122292650 gene encoding zinc transporter 6, chloroplastic: protein MAACVLDTARALACRDGKAAAHLKFISIWVIFFTSVLGISSPVLLARFFQGKPLYDKAVFLIKCFAAGVILSTSLVHVLPDAFTAMSDCQVASHHPWKDFPFSGLVTMVGALLALLVDITASSHVEQSHSHADHYSPVPALTQEELMERKKSGESRCESGTSEEERVAAELVRQKQRLVSQVLEIGIIFHSVIIGVTMGMSQNKCTIRPLVAALAFHQIFEGMGLGGCIAQAGFGFGTTAYMCFMFSVTTPMGIVMGMIVFSVTGYDDSSTNALIMEGLLGSFSSGILIYMALVDLIAVDFFHNKMMSSIPWLKKASYIALTLGSTAMSILALWA from the exons ATGGCCGCGTGCGTGTTGGACACGGCTCGAGCCCTGGCGTGCCGGGACGGTAAGGCGGCGGCGCACCTGAAGTTCATCTCCATCTGGGTAATCTTCTTTACTAGCGTCTTAGGCATATCTTCGCCTGTGCTCCTCGCCCGCTTCTTCCAGGGAAAACCCCTCTACGACAAGGCCGTCTTCTTGATCAAGTGCTTCGCCGCCGGAGTTATCCTCTCCACATCCCTCGTCCACGTACTCCCCGACGCCTTCACCGCCATGTCTGACTGCCAGGTCGCCTCCCATCACCCATGGAAGGACTTCCCCTTCTCGGGCCTGGTCACCATGGTAGGTGCGCTGCTCGCTCTTCTCGTTGACATCACGGCCAGCTCGCACGTGGAGCAAAGCCACAGCCATGCGGATCACTACTCGCCGGTGCCGGCTCTGACGCAGGAGGAGCTTATGGAGAGAAAAAAATCGGGGGAATCGAGGTGCGAGTCGGGAACGAGCGAGGAGGAGCGGGTGGCGGCAGAGCTGGTGAGGCAGAAGCAGAGGCTGGTGTCGCAGGTGCTGGAGATAGGGATAATATTCCACTCGGTGATAATCGGAGTGACGATGGGGATGTCTCAGAACAAGTGCACCATCAGGCCTCTGGTGGCTGCTCTTGCTTTCCACCAGATCTTTGAAGGCATGGGTCTCGGAGGCTGCATTGCTCAG GCGGGTTTTGGGTTTGGAACGACGGCATACATGTGCTTCATGTTCTCAGTGACAACGCCGATGGGGATAGTGATGGGAATGATTGTATTCTCGGTGACAGGTTATGATGACAGTAGCACAAATGCCTTGATAATGGAGGGATTGTTGGGGTCATTCTCTTCAGGAATACTAATATACATGGCTCTCGTGGATCTCATTGCCGTAGATTTCTTCCACAACAAGATGATGAGTTCCATTCCATGGTTGAAAAAGGCTTCCTACATTGCCTTAACCCTCGGCTCTACTGCAATGTCTATCCTTGCCCTTTGGGCTTAA